A region of Thermococcus argininiproducens DNA encodes the following proteins:
- a CDS encoding NfeD family protein — MRKTVVLVVFLLIFLAPTLAEAKVVYVAQIKGEITSYTYDQFDRYISEAEQADASAIIILLDTPGGRADAMQNIIERIKSAEVPVITYIYPPGAMAASAGTYIALGSHLIAMAPGTSLGACRPIMGYSQNGSIIEAPPKVVNFYISYIKSLAKASGRNETMAERFITEDLAIDQEEALKYGIIEVIAGDVDELIEKAHGMKTKVPVRGEYITLDLKGAELRYLEPSLKDKVVTYITDPAIAYVLLTLGIWALVLGFLSPGWHVPETIGAIMIVLAIIGLGYFGYRSAGLLLIILAVIFFIAEALTPTFGLFTVAGFITFVLGSIMLFSGGGGVDYLISREVYSEIRVIIITIGALLALFFAFGMAAVIRAHRRKAQTGKEEMIGLSGEVVEPLAPEGMVRIRGELWKAKSKDGTTINIGEKVKVVEMEGLKLIVVREKEKYSKEENVMR; from the coding sequence ATGAGGAAAACTGTTGTACTAGTAGTTTTTCTACTTATTTTTCTAGCCCCTACTCTGGCAGAGGCCAAAGTGGTTTATGTGGCTCAAATAAAAGGTGAGATAACTTCTTATACTTATGATCAGTTTGATAGGTACATTAGCGAGGCGGAACAGGCAGACGCGAGTGCTATTATAATTCTCTTAGATACTCCCGGGGGAAGAGCGGATGCAATGCAAAACATTATAGAGAGAATAAAGTCTGCAGAAGTACCGGTTATAACATATATCTATCCACCGGGAGCCATGGCGGCCTCTGCAGGCACATATATTGCGTTAGGGTCTCACTTAATAGCAATGGCTCCAGGCACAAGTCTTGGGGCTTGTAGGCCAATTATGGGATATTCCCAAAATGGGAGCATTATAGAGGCTCCTCCAAAAGTTGTTAATTTCTATATATCTTATATCAAAAGCCTAGCAAAAGCCAGTGGAAGAAATGAAACCATGGCAGAGAGATTTATAACTGAGGATCTGGCTATAGATCAGGAAGAAGCTTTGAAATATGGTATAATTGAGGTTATTGCCGGCGATGTTGATGAGCTCATAGAGAAGGCTCATGGGATGAAGACAAAAGTTCCAGTTAGAGGGGAATACATAACTTTAGATCTAAAAGGAGCAGAATTGAGGTACTTAGAACCTAGTTTGAAAGATAAAGTAGTAACATACATAACAGATCCAGCAATTGCGTATGTTCTCCTTACATTAGGGATATGGGCGTTAGTCCTAGGCTTTTTAAGTCCTGGATGGCACGTTCCAGAGACGATTGGAGCAATCATGATAGTATTGGCGATAATAGGCCTCGGATATTTTGGCTACAGAAGTGCAGGTCTATTATTGATTATTCTAGCAGTAATCTTCTTTATCGCAGAGGCGTTAACTCCCACATTTGGATTATTTACAGTTGCAGGTTTCATAACTTTTGTTTTGGGTAGTATAATGCTGTTTAGTGGAGGTGGTGGAGTGGATTACCTTATTTCTCGAGAGGTCTATTCAGAGATAAGAGTGATAATCATCACAATAGGGGCATTATTAGCATTATTCTTTGCCTTTGGGATGGCAGCGGTAATAAGAGCCCATAGAAGAAAAGCACAAACTGGAAAAGAAGAAATGATAGGCCTTTCAGGTGAAGTCGTTGAACCGTTAGCTCCAGAAGGGATGGTCAGGATTAGGGGAGAGCTATGGAAAGCAAAGAGCAAAGATGGAACGACAATAAATATTGGAGAGAAAGTGAAGGTTGTTGAAATGGAAGGTCTCAAGCTCATTGTTGTTAGGGAAAAAGAGAAATACTCTAAAGAAGAAAATGTTATGAGGTGA
- a CDS encoding ribosome biogenesis/translation initiation ATPase RLI, translated as MRIAVIDYDRCNPDKCGHFLCERVCPVNRMGGEAIIIDEDRYKPIIQEASCTGCGICVHKCPFNAITIVNLPEELKEGCVHRYGVNGFALYRLPVLKEGMVVGILGPNGTGKTTAVKILSGEVVPNLCGSNDSWDNVIRMFRGNELQNYFEKLKDGTVKKVVKPQYVDLIPKVVKGKVKDLLKKADERGILEKLVEELELSNILDREIQHLSGGELQRVAIAAAMARDANFYFFDEPSSYLDIRQRLKVARAIRRLAKEGKSVMVVEHDLAVLDYLSDIIHVVYGKPGAYGIFSMPKGTRVGINVFLEGYLPEENVRFRPYQIRFTKLSERHTQTGEVLVDYPSLIKDYGSFKLEAEGGELYKGEVVSIVGPNGIGKTTFVKMLAGVEEPTEGKVEWELKVSYKPQYIKADYEGTVYELLNKIDPAKLMSNFYKTELLNPLGIPELYERKINDLSGGELQRVAIAACLLRDADLYLLDEPSAYLDVEQRLAVSRAIRHLMEKNEKTALVVEHDVLMIDYISDRIMVFDGEPGKHGKALPPMGMREGMNKFLANVGITFRRDPDTGRPRANKEGSVKDREQKEIGEYYYISE; from the coding sequence ATGAGGATTGCAGTCATCGATTATGACAGATGTAATCCAGACAAATGCGGTCACTTCCTTTGTGAGAGAGTGTGTCCTGTCAATAGGATGGGTGGGGAAGCTATAATCATTGATGAAGACAGGTATAAACCGATAATCCAAGAGGCTAGCTGTACTGGATGCGGAATATGTGTCCATAAGTGCCCATTCAACGCAATAACAATAGTAAATCTTCCAGAAGAACTGAAGGAAGGATGTGTACACAGGTATGGAGTTAATGGTTTTGCCCTTTATAGACTTCCTGTACTTAAGGAGGGCATGGTAGTTGGTATCTTAGGTCCAAACGGTACTGGTAAAACTACGGCTGTTAAAATCCTCTCAGGTGAAGTCGTTCCAAATTTGTGCGGCTCAAATGATAGCTGGGATAATGTTATACGAATGTTCAGAGGGAATGAACTTCAGAATTATTTCGAGAAACTTAAAGACGGAACAGTGAAGAAGGTTGTAAAGCCCCAATATGTAGATCTAATTCCAAAGGTCGTTAAAGGCAAAGTCAAAGATCTTCTTAAGAAAGCCGACGAAAGGGGAATCTTAGAGAAGCTTGTCGAGGAACTCGAGCTTTCTAACATTCTTGATAGGGAAATTCAGCATCTTAGCGGAGGTGAACTGCAAAGAGTGGCAATAGCAGCAGCAATGGCAAGGGATGCCAACTTCTATTTCTTTGATGAACCCTCATCCTATCTTGACATAAGACAGCGACTTAAAGTTGCTAGAGCTATTAGGAGATTAGCAAAAGAAGGCAAATCTGTTATGGTTGTAGAGCACGATTTAGCTGTTCTTGATTACCTAAGTGATATCATCCATGTGGTTTATGGTAAACCGGGGGCCTATGGTATTTTTTCAATGCCAAAAGGAACTAGAGTTGGAATAAACGTCTTTCTAGAGGGATATTTACCAGAAGAAAACGTGAGATTCAGACCATATCAGATAAGGTTCACAAAATTAAGTGAGAGACACACTCAAACAGGGGAAGTCTTAGTAGACTACCCCTCTTTAATTAAAGATTATGGGAGCTTTAAACTTGAAGCAGAAGGGGGAGAACTCTATAAAGGAGAAGTAGTGAGCATAGTAGGTCCAAACGGTATAGGCAAAACAACCTTCGTAAAAATGCTTGCTGGAGTCGAAGAACCCACGGAAGGAAAAGTCGAGTGGGAGCTTAAGGTTAGCTACAAACCCCAATACATAAAGGCAGATTATGAAGGTACGGTGTACGAACTCCTAAACAAAATTGACCCAGCCAAACTTATGAGCAACTTTTACAAAACCGAACTCTTAAACCCACTTGGCATTCCTGAACTCTACGAAAGGAAGATAAATGACCTCAGTGGTGGTGAACTGCAAAGAGTGGCAATAGCAGCCTGCCTTTTAAGAGATGCTGATTTGTACCTTTTAGATGAGCCTTCAGCATATCTTGATGTTGAGCAACGTTTAGCTGTTTCAAGAGCTATAAGACACCTAATGGAAAAGAACGAAAAGACAGCGCTTGTTGTGGAACACGACGTCCTTATGATAGATTACATAAGTGACCGTATAATGGTCTTTGATGGAGAGCCAGGCAAACATGGAAAAGCCTTACCACCAATGGGAATGAGAGAAGGTATGAACAAGTTTTTGGCCAATGTGGGGATCACTTTTAGAAGAGATCCCGATACAGGAAGACCAAGAGCCAATAAGGAAGGAAGTGTTAAGGATAGAGAACAAAAAGAAATTGGAGAATATTATTATATAAGTGAATAA
- a CDS encoding DMT family transporter: MKRIYSLAEALLVTFLWSTSYVLIKIGLKDINPLAFAAYRYLLGSSILLLFVLCSSNISMPAITSKRVLWFFILGFTGYFIAQGLQFVGLYYLPAITVTFILNLTPIFVVILSILFLKETPSAIQIVGITLVILGVKIFFTESVLVFNERIGILITLVSGIGWAMYMILMRHYLRENHESVISLTAISMGVGALMLLGVTASSGYSTMPSLKTWGIILILSIVNTAFAFVLWNHALKYLKAYEHQYFRIQC; the protein is encoded by the coding sequence TTAGTGACTTTTTTGTGGTCTACTTCGTATGTTCTCATTAAAATTGGTTTAAAGGATATTAATCCACTAGCTTTTGCCGCTTATAGGTACTTATTAGGATCATCTATTCTACTGCTTTTTGTACTTTGCTCGTCTAATATTTCCATGCCAGCCATCACGTCAAAGCGAGTCTTATGGTTTTTTATTTTGGGGTTTACAGGTTATTTTATTGCACAAGGATTACAATTTGTTGGGTTGTATTATCTGCCTGCAATTACAGTGACATTTATTCTCAACTTAACACCTATCTTTGTTGTTATATTGAGCATTCTATTTCTCAAAGAAACCCCCTCTGCCATCCAGATAGTTGGAATAACTCTTGTAATTCTTGGAGTTAAAATATTTTTCACTGAAAGCGTCTTAGTTTTCAATGAAAGAATTGGTATTCTTATAACGCTTGTCTCTGGCATTGGATGGGCCATGTACATGATTCTCATGAGGCATTATCTCAGAGAAAATCACGAAAGTGTAATCTCCTTAACTGCAATCTCCATGGGAGTGGGGGCATTAATGCTCCTTGGGGTTACAGCTTCAAGTGGATACAGTACAATGCCTTCACTGAAGACGTGGGGAATAATACTGATTCTGAGTATTGTAAACACTGCATTTGCATTTGTGCTTTGGAATCATGCTTTAAAATACCTCAAGGCTTATGAGCATCAATACTTCAGAATACAATGCTAA
- a CDS encoding DUF835 domain-containing protein — MVHAGDIYITSITLIKILAGLSFLFAYLESKRLSALFISIFWFLVIPTATFGRVDIRIENIMIALGYAFVILGIFQLIKEEHQFPLPKSIFILFPLMTALVGSVESIIRTNPQNGYVVAGIFELIVGIMTIEILGPYYGKNAKGLGVSLGLSGIMTPVYAVATPEFANELVILIIAWSLAISQFYFYYRIIYSERFFKWPQSIEAIETLRIKGLQLISPNEFITVKEEIGIYPALAFLRNFKPAPGWICYRLSTIEAPNTIYPTDLYKITETAVRYFSEARQKNTKGITIIEGLEFLRLYNNFESVAKMLSAVRDHVIINNGTLVVVAEENAWEKKEWAMLKRILGEE, encoded by the coding sequence ATGGTTCATGCAGGCGACATTTACATTACTTCCATCACACTTATCAAAATTTTAGCTGGACTCTCCTTCCTTTTTGCCTATTTGGAAAGCAAAAGATTATCTGCTCTTTTTATATCAATATTTTGGTTCTTAGTAATCCCCACTGCTACTTTTGGGCGTGTAGATATAAGAATTGAAAACATTATGATAGCTCTCGGCTATGCATTTGTTATTTTAGGTATTTTTCAGTTGATTAAAGAAGAACACCAATTTCCTCTCCCCAAATCCATATTCATTTTGTTCCCCCTTATGACCGCACTTGTTGGCAGTGTAGAGAGTATTATACGAACTAATCCTCAAAATGGTTATGTTGTAGCAGGGATTTTTGAACTTATTGTTGGCATCATGACTATTGAAATATTAGGCCCGTATTATGGTAAAAATGCAAAAGGATTGGGAGTATCATTGGGTCTTTCGGGAATTATGACTCCAGTATATGCTGTAGCCACCCCAGAATTCGCTAATGAACTAGTAATATTAATTATAGCTTGGTCTCTTGCAATTTCACAGTTTTATTTCTATTACAGAATTATATACAGCGAACGCTTCTTCAAATGGCCCCAAAGTATTGAAGCTATTGAAACCCTTAGAATCAAAGGTCTCCAACTTATTTCTCCGAATGAATTTATAACTGTCAAGGAAGAGATAGGAATTTATCCCGCCTTAGCTTTTCTTAGAAACTTCAAACCCGCCCCTGGCTGGATATGTTACCGCTTAAGCACCATAGAGGCTCCCAATACTATTTATCCAACTGATCTCTACAAGATAACTGAAACGGCGGTTAGATATTTTTCAGAGGCCCGTCAAAAGAACACAAAAGGAATAACAATAATTGAAGGGTTAGAATTTCTAAGATTGTATAACAATTTTGAAAGCGTGGCAAAAATGCTAAGTGCTGTGAGAGACCATGTAATCATCAATAATGGCACTCTTGTAGTAGTTGCAGAAGAAAACGCTTGGGAGAAAAAGGAATGGGCCATGCTAAAAAGAATCTTAGGGGAGGAGTGA
- a CDS encoding DEAD/DEAH box helicase, whose translation MLRIFEDIASEIVTVRKFPPKRGRKDSFKFKNKEVNKLVESMGFELYMHQVEALKALYSGKNIVVTTPTASGKSEIFRLAIFDNYLSKPQDTYLLVYPTRALINNQYEKFSIENFLFFQITDKIINAKILTGDVGWSERRRLIREKPRVVFTTPDMLHYNILRNKKDYEWLLKNLRYIVVDELHIYRGVFGTNAAYLFRRLFKTLERYGKKPQIIALSATLRNPKEFAEEFFGKKFEKISKATNPFPKRYLIMFEPRRFNEMQLLKKIVENLAENGIKTLVFFDSRKGTEKLMRFLLSSPAVYKTTTYKGTLPKNVRWKIERDFKEGKLLVLLTTNALELGIDIGDLDAVLNYGIPPDGLFSLIQRFGRAGRKEEREAINAIILRKNGLDYYYKENVEELVERLEKGIIEYMPINLRNKFVAKKHLHYMLSELKIIDWEELNDFEKDLAEDLIKENVARLYDNPLTTKKELRILRPALNYSSIRTASDESYFLVLDEPWIRYKLMGKSSIGDLLRFINWLKLKGYVIEEVDKPEYYRSLLPGMAYFSRGELYMARDKLSIGKFHFIFASSLNKFWEVDTFPSKREEVEILNISDKKTYKGVEIYVGRLRVRHYYWGFAVKGKDVSLYLQELLKLKEEGVLKADIYSPLVGGEIKGEEWDILNWEKFVKVEFDEPFIWEFETEGIWLIFPDGIREVANEEFHHFFKLTAEKGYEKIAFSLYEKFDRRTIFPEFLGATTHYLRKNIKESLKGLKIRDEELEFAIKKMIDSKDGIGSALHAIEHNMIKIAPIFTYVDSRELGGYSYESFPNPPFIGKPIIFIYDGNEGGFGLADILYKNAENLMEKSLEHLDKCECRDGCPLCVYSPKCGTFNEFLDKWQAIRVWKMLLTSIEDNTG comes from the coding sequence ATGCTCAGGATCTTTGAGGATATAGCAAGTGAAATAGTGACTGTGAGGAAATTTCCACCTAAAAGGGGTAGAAAAGATTCTTTTAAGTTTAAAAACAAAGAAGTAAATAAACTCGTCGAATCTATGGGATTTGAATTGTATATGCACCAAGTTGAGGCATTAAAAGCCCTTTATTCTGGGAAAAATATTGTGGTTACTACACCCACTGCATCAGGAAAAAGCGAGATCTTTAGGTTGGCAATCTTTGATAATTATTTATCAAAGCCTCAGGATACTTATCTTCTCGTTTATCCTACACGAGCTTTGATAAATAATCAGTATGAGAAATTTAGCATTGAAAACTTCCTCTTCTTTCAGATTACAGACAAGATTATTAATGCAAAGATTCTCACTGGAGATGTGGGATGGAGTGAAAGAAGAAGATTAATTCGGGAAAAGCCCCGAGTTGTTTTCACCACTCCAGATATGTTGCATTATAATATTTTAAGAAACAAAAAAGACTACGAATGGCTTTTAAAAAATCTCCGATATATTGTTGTTGATGAGCTCCACATATATCGAGGAGTTTTTGGCACTAATGCGGCCTATCTTTTCAGGCGACTTTTCAAGACTCTTGAAAGATATGGAAAGAAGCCTCAAATAATAGCTCTCTCTGCAACTCTTAGAAATCCCAAAGAATTTGCTGAGGAGTTTTTTGGAAAGAAATTTGAAAAGATAAGTAAAGCTACTAATCCATTTCCAAAGAGGTATCTAATAATGTTTGAACCAAGAAGATTTAATGAGATGCAACTCCTAAAGAAGATCGTTGAGAACTTAGCTGAAAATGGTATAAAGACCCTTGTATTCTTTGATTCTCGTAAAGGTACGGAAAAGCTAATGCGTTTCCTACTCTCTTCTCCTGCTGTTTACAAAACCACGACTTATAAAGGTACTCTTCCCAAGAATGTCCGCTGGAAAATTGAGCGAGATTTCAAAGAGGGTAAGTTACTTGTGCTTTTAACTACAAATGCCTTGGAGTTAGGAATTGATATTGGGGATTTAGATGCTGTCTTAAACTATGGAATACCACCCGATGGTCTCTTCTCTCTTATTCAGCGCTTTGGGAGAGCAGGAAGAAAGGAGGAGAGAGAGGCGATAAATGCCATAATACTGAGAAAGAATGGTTTAGATTACTATTACAAAGAAAATGTAGAAGAACTTGTGGAGAGGCTTGAAAAGGGGATAATAGAGTACATGCCTATAAACCTGAGGAACAAATTTGTTGCCAAAAAACACCTCCACTACATGTTAAGCGAGCTTAAAATAATTGACTGGGAAGAGCTTAATGATTTCGAAAAAGATCTTGCAGAAGATCTCATAAAAGAAAACGTGGCAAGACTCTATGATAATCCCCTTACGACCAAAAAGGAACTTCGTATTCTAAGGCCTGCTCTCAACTATTCCTCGATAAGAACAGCGAGTGACGAAAGTTACTTTCTTGTCTTGGATGAACCTTGGATAAGGTACAAGCTGATGGGAAAGTCTAGTATTGGGGATTTACTTCGTTTTATAAACTGGCTTAAGCTTAAGGGCTACGTTATAGAAGAGGTCGATAAACCAGAATATTATCGGTCTCTTCTACCTGGAATGGCATACTTTTCGAGGGGAGAACTTTATATGGCCAGAGACAAGTTGAGTATTGGAAAATTCCACTTTATCTTTGCATCTTCGCTTAATAAGTTCTGGGAGGTTGATACATTCCCATCTAAAAGAGAAGAGGTGGAAATTCTTAATATCTCTGATAAAAAGACCTACAAAGGGGTTGAAATCTACGTAGGAAGGCTGAGGGTTAGACATTACTACTGGGGCTTCGCGGTGAAAGGAAAAGATGTTTCTCTTTACCTTCAGGAACTTTTAAAACTGAAAGAAGAAGGTGTTTTAAAGGCTGATATATACTCTCCTCTTGTTGGAGGAGAGATAAAAGGAGAGGAGTGGGATATTCTGAACTGGGAAAAATTTGTAAAGGTTGAGTTTGATGAACCTTTTATATGGGAATTTGAGACGGAGGGTATCTGGCTTATTTTTCCTGATGGTATAAGAGAGGTTGCAAATGAGGAATTTCACCATTTCTTTAAATTAACTGCTGAAAAGGGTTATGAAAAGATAGCTTTCTCTCTTTATGAAAAGTTTGATAGAAGGACTATTTTCCCAGAATTCCTTGGTGCGACAACACATTACTTACGGAAGAATATAAAAGAAAGCCTCAAGGGATTGAAGATTAGAGATGAAGAACTTGAATTTGCAATAAAGAAGATGATAGATAGTAAAGATGGTATAGGTTCTGCCCTTCATGCGATAGAGCACAACATGATCAAAATAGCTCCAATTTTTACTTATGTGGACTCTAGAGAACTGGGCGGCTATAGCTATGAGAGTTTTCCAAATCCTCCTTTTATAGGTAAGCCAATAATTTTCATATATGATGGAAATGAGGGCGGTTTTGGTTTAGCTGATATTTTATACAAAAATGCTGAGAACCTGATGGAGAAAAGTTTGGAACATTTAGATAAATGTGAGTGTAGGGATGGATGTCCTCTTTGTGTGTACTCACCCAAATGTGGTACCTTTAACGAATTTCTCGACAAGTGGCAGGCTATACGAGTTTGGAAAATGTTACTAACATCTATTGAAGATAATACTGGATAA
- a CDS encoding DNA-3-methyladenine glycosylase family protein has protein sequence MVKVIDLNKITHEMIKNGTWEFKNGIFRQALDYGIIGFDGENFYFPEHFSKKQQKKAREKIKFILGLDVKLEEFYSEISDSKFAFLIDEFYGLTVPKAPEKYQALIETIAQQQVSFEFAMQTIRNLVKLIGRKIGDLYLFPKPNDILRLSEEKLKETKLGYRANYIQYLTQEYVKGKLRLELENLSEEEAIKYLIKFRGIGKWSAELFLAYGLGKNTYPASDLGLKRGIAKIFGKTPKEVKEKDVREIIDPYGKWRSLLAFYILCYDRKTEMVKKRGENRNTR, from the coding sequence ATGGTTAAAGTGATTGATCTTAATAAGATAACTCATGAAATGATCAAAAACGGTACATGGGAATTTAAAAATGGAATCTTTAGACAGGCTCTGGATTATGGGATAATAGGATTTGATGGAGAAAACTTCTACTTCCCAGAGCATTTTTCTAAAAAGCAACAAAAGAAAGCTCGAGAAAAGATTAAATTTATACTTGGTTTAGACGTTAAGCTAGAAGAGTTTTACTCTGAAATATCTGACTCAAAGTTCGCATTTCTCATAGACGAATTTTATGGCCTTACAGTCCCAAAAGCCCCAGAGAAGTACCAAGCTTTGATTGAAACTATTGCCCAGCAGCAAGTGAGTTTCGAGTTCGCTATGCAGACTATAAGAAATCTTGTAAAATTAATAGGAAGAAAAATTGGAGATCTTTACTTGTTCCCAAAGCCTAATGACATACTTAGATTAAGCGAAGAAAAATTAAAGGAAACCAAACTGGGATATAGAGCAAACTACATACAATACCTAACCCAAGAGTACGTAAAAGGAAAGCTGAGGTTAGAACTTGAAAACCTTAGCGAAGAAGAAGCAATAAAGTATCTAATTAAGTTCCGGGGAATTGGGAAATGGAGTGCTGAGCTTTTCTTAGCTTACGGCCTTGGAAAGAACACATACCCTGCCAGTGACTTAGGGCTTAAAAGAGGAATAGCAAAAATATTTGGAAAAACTCCCAAAGAAGTAAAGGAAAAAGACGTGCGAGAGATAATTGACCCCTATGGAAAATGGAGGTCTCTTTTAGCATTTTATATTCTGTGCTATGATAGAAAAACTGAAATGGTGAAAAAACGTGGAGAAAATAGAAATACGCGTTGA
- a CDS encoding slipin family protein, which translates to MAFEWVVYVIILVFVLVFLASAIKIVKEYERAVIFRLGRVVGPRGPGLFFIIPIFEKAVIVDLRTQVLDVPVQETITKDNVPVRVNAVVYFRVVDPVKAVTQVKNFIMATSQISQTTLRSVIGQAHLDELLSEREKLNRELQRIIDEATDPWGIKVTAVEIKDVELPAGMQRAMARQAEAERERRARITLAEAERQAAEKLREAAEIISEHPMALQLRTLQTISDVAGDKSNVIVLTLPMEMLKLFRSLSDTAEVARKKMEEEKE; encoded by the coding sequence ATGGCATTTGAATGGGTTGTGTATGTGATAATTTTAGTTTTTGTACTGGTGTTTTTGGCATCGGCCATAAAAATAGTCAAGGAATATGAAAGAGCAGTGATCTTCAGACTGGGTAGGGTTGTGGGCCCAAGAGGACCTGGACTCTTCTTCATAATCCCCATTTTCGAAAAGGCAGTAATCGTTGATTTAAGAACCCAAGTTTTAGATGTGCCTGTTCAAGAAACGATTACAAAGGATAATGTTCCAGTAAGGGTTAATGCGGTTGTTTATTTCAGAGTTGTTGACCCCGTGAAAGCAGTGACTCAGGTTAAGAACTTCATCATGGCCACTTCTCAAATCTCTCAGACAACATTGAGAAGTGTGATAGGCCAAGCACACTTAGATGAGCTTCTTAGTGAGAGAGAAAAGTTAAATAGAGAATTACAACGGATAATAGATGAAGCAACTGACCCATGGGGGATAAAAGTTACTGCAGTGGAGATTAAAGACGTTGAGCTTCCAGCAGGAATGCAAAGGGCAATGGCAAGGCAAGCTGAGGCAGAAAGAGAAAGAAGAGCTAGGATCACGCTTGCAGAGGCTGAAAGACAAGCTGCAGAGAAACTTAGAGAAGCTGCAGAAATAATATCTGAACATCCAATGGCTCTACAACTTAGAACTCTTCAGACGATAAGTGATGTTGCTGGAGATAAGAGCAATGTTATAGTTCTAACACTCCCGATGGAAATGTTGAAGCTATTTAGAAGTTTGTCAGACACCGCTGAAGTTGCTAGGAAGAAGATGGAAGAAGAAAAGGAATAA
- a CDS encoding beta-ribofuranosylaminobenzene 5'-phosphate synthase family protein gives MLIETPKRLHLGLIDPSASLGRRFGSLGVALEGGYRIRIVPHDKLEIRANKEDMRTIRFTIDRMNQEFLTGFNYLVEVENAIPRHIGLGSTTQLTLAVGLGIATLNGLKISIERLASLLGRGKNSGAGIYAFKYGGFLVDGGVGKGIPPLIIREEFPEEWGFLLITPNVRRGLDEEEEKPIMEMVGGGSEIAEKISHRVVLGLLPALKERDIKEFGKHLTQVQILVGKHFEKYQGGEFREDIKFIMEFLKENTYGYGQSSWGPTVYGLINREDYTTLKTKTQDFLKAHGIGARVELGIPRNKGATTVEENTYILRLINKVAKS, from the coding sequence ATGTTAATCGAAACTCCAAAAAGGCTTCATCTAGGATTGATAGATCCTTCAGCGTCGTTAGGAAGAAGATTCGGCTCACTGGGAGTTGCTCTTGAGGGAGGATATAGGATAAGAATAGTCCCTCATGATAAACTGGAGATAAGGGCAAATAAAGAAGACATGAGGACAATAAGGTTCACGATTGACAGAATGAATCAAGAATTTTTGACAGGATTTAATTATCTTGTTGAAGTAGAGAATGCAATTCCCCGGCATATTGGGCTGGGTTCGACTACCCAATTAACCCTGGCCGTTGGATTGGGAATAGCCACTCTGAATGGGCTCAAAATTAGCATTGAAAGACTTGCCTCTTTGTTAGGAAGAGGTAAGAATTCTGGTGCTGGTATTTATGCGTTTAAATATGGAGGTTTTTTAGTGGATGGAGGAGTTGGGAAGGGAATTCCTCCTCTTATAATAAGAGAAGAGTTCCCTGAAGAATGGGGGTTTCTATTAATAACTCCCAACGTTAGGAGAGGACTTGATGAGGAAGAAGAGAAACCAATAATGGAAATGGTTGGAGGAGGCTCAGAAATTGCTGAAAAGATTTCTCATAGGGTCGTATTGGGGTTGTTGCCTGCACTTAAGGAAAGGGATATTAAAGAATTTGGGAAACATCTAACTCAGGTACAGATCTTGGTTGGCAAGCATTTTGAGAAATACCAAGGAGGAGAATTTAGGGAAGATATTAAGTTTATCATGGAGTTTCTGAAAGAAAACACCTATGGATATGGACAAAGCTCTTGGGGTCCCACAGTTTATGGGCTCATAAACCGAGAGGATTATACAACACTAAAAACAAAAACTCAAGACTTTTTGAAAGCTCATGGAATTGGGGCCCGGGTTGAATTGGGAATACCTAGAAACAAGGGTGCAACAACTGTTGAAGAAAATACTTACATACTGAGGCTTATTAATAAGGTTGCCAAAAGTTAG